The segment AATGCGCGCAACAACCACCCCAGAGGTGAACCAGCATGGCCACCACATTGACGATAGAGATGATTGAAGTTGATGTACCCATTGGATTGGGGCCGCATTTCCACTGAACATAAGGTGAACGATATATGTCTGAACTGGATTATTAGTACGAAAAAGGGATGAGGTCAATGACAGATCCCGATTCGTCCGTCCATTTTAGTAAACGAACTGAAATCTCAGAGACATTGCTCGCCACTAACTGGAGGACGGCTCCTTACAGTCGTTACGACCGTAACTCTCAGTGTCAGAGAAGGATAGCTCGGGATTGGGTTGGTCGGGTTGTAGCGATGAACCGGCCTTTCGTCTTCCTGTTTGCGTAGTTGCTCCTGGCGTGCCGATGAAGAGGATTGTTCACGTTGGACGCATGAGGTGAGAGCCATGGAATCCAGCTATCCTTACGATCATGAGACCGATGATGATTCTGAGATTAACTAATAGCTTTGTTGTTTGCCTGTTCGCCGGGTTATTTCTTAACTCTGCCCTGGCTCAGGATCCCGCTCCTCAGGAATTACGAATTCCAGACGCACCCCCGGGTGTGGGTGAAGGAGATCGTTCCAGTTCCGTCCGGCTGAGTTTGCAACATTTACAACAGCTGGCGATGGAGCATAATCCGACGTTGGCGCAGGCCCGTGCCGAAACCTGGAAAGCCAACGGCCAATTTGTGCAGGCGGGGCTCAAACCGAACCCGAACATTTATTACACCGGTGACGAAATCGGGAACGAAGGTGCGGCAGGTTTGCATGGGGCCTATGTCTCGCAGGAATTCGTTACGGGCGGAAAGTTATATCTGGCTTCCCAAATTTACGCCTTGCGACAACGCGGTGCGAACTGGGAGCGAACGGCTCAGATCTATCGAGTCGAGAATAATGTGCGTGCCGAATACTTTCAGATCATCGTAGCGGAACGACTGCTTCAATTGTCGATGGAAGTTCGACAGATCGCGGAAAGCAGTTTAAAGACAGCCCAGGACCGCGTTCGGCAAGGAGAGTCTTCGAAAATCGATCAATTGCAGGCGAAAATCGAACTGCAAAAAGCTCTGGTACTAAACCGCAATGCCCAAGCGGAATACGATGCGGCCTGGAATCGAATGCAGGCCGTGATTGGTTGGAACGGGTTAGCACCGCAGCCGCTGGACGAAGATATCGAGATGGGTACACCTGAGCTCGAATGGGAAACGACTCGTGATCGGCTGTTGTCACTGAGCCCACAAGTGCAACAGGCGCAAGCCCGGGCTGCCTCGGCCATGGCGAAGTATAACCGTGCCGTGGTTGAGCCGACTCCGAACGTGACCGTTCAGGCAGGGGCCGGCTACGACTACGGAACGGAAGATGCTTTTGGTCGTGTTCAGGTTGGAATGCCCATTCCGATCTTCAATAAGAACCAGGGCAACATCCGCACTGCCCATGGCGAATGGATTCGGTCTTGTCGAGAAGTCGAACGGCTCAAGTTGCAACTGGCCCGTAATCTGGCGGAAGAGTTCAAAAAATATGTCGCCAGCCGGGCACAGCTCGAACTGTATCGCGGAGAACTGATTCCTGCTTCCGCGGAAACATTGGAACTCAGTCAGAAAGCGTTTGAAGCGGGGCAGTTGAACTACTTGCAACTTCTTACAGCTCAGCGAACGTTCACGGAGACCAACATCGATTTCGTGAGAACAAAGAATGTCCTCTGGCAGAGCCAGATTGCCATTGATGGACTGCTGCTGACGGATGGCTTGCAGGCCCCCAAGGAATCCGTCAACGCAGACTGATCACTTGTCTCAGTTATTCATGATGATTGCCTATCCCGTTAGCGCATTGGGTTCTGGCCTCTGTGATACCTTACTGAATGGCCTACAATCCGACAAAACTTAGCTGGTATACGATGTGACCGAGACTTCGCCACCACTAATCGCGATTCTACATTTTCTGGGTCGAATCCGATCACAATCTTCAGGTCGAGAAATGAATCTCGTTCGAGATCCTTCGCTCTTCAGCAACACAACCGCTTGGAATCACTCGGTTTTGATGTCGGTTGAATACTTTTACGATACGGCCATCAGGTTGGGTAGAACTCCTTCATAATGTACCCTTGATGCAACTTATGAGATAAGCAAGAACTAATGAAGTTGATAAAAATCCCAATAGAATAATCGCCCCAGTAATAATATTAGATAAGATATATACAAAAAGTATCTTTAGACCCTCCTCGAACGGCCAATAAGGGATTGCAAATATGGTAATGACCCAGCTTAAAACCGGATGAATAACAAGCCAATACGACATCTCGCGTTGAAGGGAATACGATTGGTGACTCATTGGCTTCAACACAATACTTATAAAACATATCAATCCTATAGCTACATACATCCACACAAGATGGATATCAATACGTACTAAAGAACATACTTTTAAAACAAAACTTTTGCATCCCATCATTTAACCATTCCGCTAGCCATACAATAAAAGGGTTATCAGGATTCGTCATTAAATTTTGGTTGACACCATGGCCTGCGAATCTAGAGGGAGTTTCAAAACCTCTTAAGTATAGTGAACAGACCAGTCGAGTTTCACCTCCTGTTGGAGCTTTTCTTCGAGTCGTTCCCAAGCGAGTCGAAAGACTCCCGACTCTGTCCATAATTTGAATCGCCTCCAACACGTTGTAAAAGAGGGAAATGGAAAAGCTACCGCGGTCATTTCTTATTCCTCGTTATCCACTCGGCGAAATCACCTTGCTTCTTTCCATCGGGCGCCTGTTCGCAGGACCCAAAGAATGACTTCAAAGCACTCTCGTGGTGGTGCCTGTGGCCGCCTCTCAACTCGGGAGGGACCCTCCCAGGGAAAGAGGTCTTCGATCAAAAGCCATTGCTCATCAGTGAGTTCCGTAATACAGTCCGTCCTGGACGCTGTTGTGTATCGTTCGAGTGAGGGATACCATTCCAGCGTCATCTCCATTGTTAAGTCTCCTTTCAGGAGACATCACAATGCAATCAGCAGGCCAAACTATTCACTAATTTGCGAATTTCAGGATGGGGTCGAAGGATTTGCGGTAAATTCCGTTCACTCACTGCATCCCTCCCCCATCCATAAGCTATTAGTGTTCAATATACCTCTGTTTGTTGAGACACAAAGTGAGGTAGGGAAGCCCTCAGAATAGTTTCAAACTGGAAATTGCGGGTGTATTATTTTGAGATGTAGGTCCCTCCTGTGCCGCACTCGGTCTGTGCGGGCGGAATCAGGACGCGGAGCTGGGAACCGCTTTCCAACTTTGACGCTTCCAAAGTCGTGGATTGTTTGCACTTCCGGCCTGTGACCGGTACCTTGTGAATATCTATTTTAAACACAGGGACCGGTCTGCGAAAAATCAATCGCGTCGGTTTGTAACAGGGGTCTCCACCGCCCTTTCCGGAGATCCATCCAACGGATTGTCCACCACATGTGGGAGCGAAAAACCAGACATGTCTGAATCAGACCTGAGCGATTTACAAGTCCTGAAAAACCAAATCCGGGAACAGGCACACGAGAACCGGAAAAACCAAGAGGACAAAGACGGCGTCAGCAGCAAGATCGTGGCAACCTTTATGGGACTGCCCGAATATGAAGCGGCTCAGACAGTCATGTTTTATGTCGACGTGAGAAGTGAAGTCCGCACCCGACACGATCTGGAGAAAGCACTTAACAGTGGCAAGCGGATTGTCGTCCCTTACTGCGTTGATGACGAGCTCGAACTCTTCCTGCTGGAATCGATGGACGAACTCGAAATCGGGATGTACAAAATTCTAGAACCCAAAGCCGACCTGCGAGATGTCGCTGCGAAAAAAGTCGACGTCTCCGAACTCGATCTGATCATGGTTCCCGGCGTTGCCTTCGATGCGCGAGGCGGTCGTACAGGCCACGGGTTCGGGTACTATGACAAACTTCTCGAGAACGCCAAAGCGGAAACACCGCTGGTGGCTCTCTCCTTTGAATGCCAGATGTTCCCCGAAATTCCGATGCAGGACCATGACATCTTCATGGACAAAGTCATCACCGAAGACAAAGTTTATCCCGGCCGTGGTCGCGGATAAGGAATGTTCTCTCGGAATAATAGAGGATCAATCAGGAACCACCAGCCACCGCGATCGAGAGGGAGCTCATGTTCGAACAGTACCAGTGTGAAGTCGAGGATACTTATGCCGAAGCGTTTCGCAGTCTGTATGCCGAGTTCCTGATTACCGCCCGCGATCGTAAATGGCTCAACCATGCGTTGTATGCCGCCACCGGTCATGCCTCCAGTACGATTATGTGTGACTGTGAAGCTGGACTGGACCGTTACGTTGGTCCGGGTGGCGATGAATCGTTTGCCACGCCCGATGGCCGTCCGGGGGCGATTGTGCAGTTGCATGTTCCTCGCTTTCGGAAAGATCGTGTACCAGCGCTCGAAAAAGCGTTGCTCTCCCGAGTGAGTCAAAACGTACTGACCTGTCCGACCACTGCCTGCTTCAACATGCTGGAGTCAGAAGATTACTACCGTCTCGGACGCAAAGTCTCCTATTTTGGCGATGGTCACGAATTTCTGGACGACCGCCACGGTCGCAAAATGTGGGTCATTCCGACCATGGGGGGCGAGTTCAGTATCGATCGCCGCTTTGGATATTCCGATGGGATCATGGGGGGCAATCTCTGGTTTATGGGCACGTCCGAAGAGGCGGCCATCACTGCGGCAGAACGGGCTGTCGAAGGAGTCGAAAAAACACCGGGAACCATTACCACGTTTCCAGGTGGTGTCGCCGCCAGCGCTTCCAAAGCGGGCAGCAAATATAAGTTTCTCTTCGCCAGCACCTTCGCCGAGTACTGCCCGACCTTAAAAGAGAAGCTGGGAGAGAAGTCGCTGGTGCCGGAAGGAGTGACTTCGATCCAGGAAATCATCATCAACGGTCGAGACCTGGATGCTGTTGCCGAAGCGACCTACGCCGCCATGGATGCCTGCCACGATACGCCCGGTTTGGTGAAAATCTCAGCGGGTAACTACAATGGTCGCCTAGGGAAAAGCTTCATCTACCTCGACCGCAATCAACAGCCCGCTTCGTGAACCGGGTTAAGCATGGGCATTTGCGTCAGGTTGCTGCAATCACCTGAAATGCCAATTTCTTTACAGATTCTGCTTGTAGGTCTGGAACGTATCGCGATACGATGAACATAGGTGATCTATATTACGCCCGGAATCTGTTGAGCGGGCGCTAGGACTTCGCCCGTTGATCACAGTCTGAGGGGATCGAATTAGGGTTAATATAGTTCATCCATCTCAAAAAAAACGGTCCGAAATCAGGCGTGATCCGTCTTGTATGGAAGCAAAGGGGCAACCCTCGATCTCATGGTGGCCAGCCTTCTATTAGTCTGACCGTCCCGGAAGATTGCAATTCAGGAGTCTGCAATAATGTTTCGAAAGATTTTCCCTCTCGGAGTTAGTTCTCTCGTTGTCTGTTCTCTCTGGGCCTGCTTTCTTTGTCTGATGTTCTCTGGATGCGATGAGCCTGTACGCGAGGTCGAGCCGGTTGAAGAAACAACCAGCCAGACCGAAGCGACCATCCTTCCCGCATCCACCGCTACTGAGGATGCGGCAGTACCGGCAAAAGAGGAACCGGAAATAACCGAACCCTACACAGCAGAGCTGGAAGCAATAAAAGCGGCCTGGCAGCATAACGCAGAGAAATATAACGAGATCAAAGCGGTGCTGGAGGTCGAATATATCAGCCCGCCCATTTACGAAGAGGCCGAGGACGAAGCGGAACTGCAGGAACGTCTGGCTTCAGTAAAACCGGAAGACTACACCATTAAAGAATGGCGCGAATCGGTCTGGTTAAACGGGCTTCAATTCCGCAAAGAACGCGAGATCACCCGCCATCATCCCAAGGAGTTCTGGTTTGATACTCAGGTGACTTACGACGGTTTGCGGGAACTTCATTCGCTTACCGTGCGCGAAGAAGAACAGGCGCCCTCACTCGGTTCCGTCGATGCGCGGTCCCCTGGTGAATTGAATAACT is part of the Polystyrenella longa genome and harbors:
- a CDS encoding TolC family protein gives rise to the protein MMILRLTNSFVVCLFAGLFLNSALAQDPAPQELRIPDAPPGVGEGDRSSSVRLSLQHLQQLAMEHNPTLAQARAETWKANGQFVQAGLKPNPNIYYTGDEIGNEGAAGLHGAYVSQEFVTGGKLYLASQIYALRQRGANWERTAQIYRVENNVRAEYFQIIVAERLLQLSMEVRQIAESSLKTAQDRVRQGESSKIDQLQAKIELQKALVLNRNAQAEYDAAWNRMQAVIGWNGLAPQPLDEDIEMGTPELEWETTRDRLLSLSPQVQQAQARAASAMAKYNRAVVEPTPNVTVQAGAGYDYGTEDAFGRVQVGMPIPIFNKNQGNIRTAHGEWIRSCREVERLKLQLARNLAEEFKKYVASRAQLELYRGELIPASAETLELSQKAFEAGQLNYLQLLTAQRTFTETNIDFVRTKNVLWQSQIAIDGLLLTDGLQAPKESVNAD
- a CDS encoding transposase translates to MEMTLEWYPSLERYTTASRTDCITELTDEQWLLIEDLFPWEGPSRVERRPQAPPRECFEVILWVLRTGARWKEAR
- a CDS encoding 5-formyltetrahydrofolate cyclo-ligase, translating into MSESDLSDLQVLKNQIREQAHENRKNQEDKDGVSSKIVATFMGLPEYEAAQTVMFYVDVRSEVRTRHDLEKALNSGKRIVVPYCVDDELELFLLESMDELEIGMYKILEPKADLRDVAAKKVDVSELDLIMVPGVAFDARGGRTGHGFGYYDKLLENAKAETPLVALSFECQMFPEIPMQDHDIFMDKVITEDKVYPGRGRG
- the fhcD gene encoding formylmethanofuran--tetrahydromethanopterin N-formyltransferase; translated protein: MFEQYQCEVEDTYAEAFRSLYAEFLITARDRKWLNHALYAATGHASSTIMCDCEAGLDRYVGPGGDESFATPDGRPGAIVQLHVPRFRKDRVPALEKALLSRVSQNVLTCPTTACFNMLESEDYYRLGRKVSYFGDGHEFLDDRHGRKMWVIPTMGGEFSIDRRFGYSDGIMGGNLWFMGTSEEAAITAAERAVEGVEKTPGTITTFPGGVAASASKAGSKYKFLFASTFAEYCPTLKEKLGEKSLVPEGVTSIQEIIINGRDLDAVAEATYAAMDACHDTPGLVKISAGNYNGRLGKSFIYLDRNQQPAS